The Streptomyces durmitorensis genome contains the following window.
TGAAGATTGCTCAGCGTCGTGGGGTCGGGCAGGGTCCTGGTCGTCATGACGTACACCCCCGAGCCTGCGCGGGAACCGACACGATCTCTGAGGGCCGCGCCGCGCGTACGTACTCGGGGCTGGCCTGCCACTCAAGTCCGCCGCCCGGAGGACGGAGGTGGACGCGCGACAGGTAGCAGCCCATGATCCGTCCGAGACGCTGCCTGCTCTCGTCGACGACCAGCGCGCCGATGCCGAGGTCGTCGACCACGGCCTCCGCGTCGCTCGTGTGCGCCGTTCCCTCAGTGGCTTGCCGCTGGCTATGGTCCGTCATGTCGCCTGCTTCCTCAGGTGGCCATGCCTGGGGGGCGCCTCACCGCGTCCGCCCAGGTCCTTTCGTCACCGTTCACGTTGTCGGCGCCACGGCGGATCGCGCGACGACAGTGCAGGCGCTATAGGGGCGACACGTAGGGCGTCATTTCGGTGTCATTCCCGTGGTTACGGGTCTACCGTGATCGCATGACCACACCGAACAGCACGCTTCGGGCGGTCCGTATGGGACTGCTCCTCAGTCAGGACGAATTCGCTCGCGCCATCCGTGACGCCGGGGCGCGAGTCGGCCAGCGCAATGACGCCAGCAAGCGCCTCATTCAGAGGTGGGAGAGCGGCAGTACGGCCGCACCCCGCCCGGTCTACGCGAGGGCCCTAGAGAGCGTCACGGGCATGCCTATCGAGAGCCTGGGGTTTGCCGCCCAAGTCCCCATGGCACGCGTCAGCGACGACGGCCAGGGCGGGCACGACCTTGAGGGCTCCCCGGTCGGCATCCCTGAGGCGAACGGCGCGCCGACTCCCCAGGCGTCGCCTCGCGGCAACTACTCCGGGGTGTGGCTGTCGACGTACGAGTTCGTCTCCTCCGGCCGTCACAAC
Protein-coding sequences here:
- a CDS encoding helix-turn-helix domain-containing protein codes for the protein MTTPNSTLRAVRMGLLLSQDEFARAIRDAGARVGQRNDASKRLIQRWESGSTAAPRPVYARALESVTGMPIESLGFAAQVPMARVSDDGQGGHDLEGSPVGIPEANGAPTPQASPRGNYSGVWLSTYEFVSSGRHNQVFSGKHFVVLLQHGNRLTARSLPNASLNPDSPLTLDLQIEGSAVTGTWTESTARDGYYQGARYFGALQMLVDPTGRRMSGKWVGFGRDYEINSGPWELRLMDASTSKSTLDSYNRPPE